In Blautia wexlerae DSM 19850, a single window of DNA contains:
- a CDS encoding RrF2 family transcriptional regulator, whose protein sequence is MKLSTRARYGLKALIDLGLHSENEAISLQSIAERQDISTSYLEQLMAMLKKAGLVKSSRGAYGGYQLGKPADEISVGEVLRVLEGSLEAAACPGIENDGTCHGSDVCVAKLVWKRINDSITSAVDTLMLGQLIEESRRVHEEKMESQGMEENVPDILK, encoded by the coding sequence ATGAAACTCTCAACAAGAGCCCGTTATGGCTTGAAAGCACTGATAGATCTTGGTTTGCACAGTGAGAATGAAGCTATATCTTTACAGAGTATTGCGGAGAGACAGGACATTTCCACAAGCTACCTCGAACAGCTTATGGCCATGCTTAAGAAGGCCGGTCTGGTAAAGAGCAGCAGAGGGGCTTACGGCGGATACCAGCTTGGCAAGCCGGCAGATGAGATCTCGGTCGGTGAAGTCCTGCGTGTGCTGGAAGGCAGCCTGGAAGCAGCAGCCTGTCCCGGGATTGAGAATGACGGAACCTGCCATGGCAGTGATGTATGTGTGGCAAAACTCGTCTGGAAGAGAATCAATGACAGTATTACAAGCGCTGTCGATACCCTGATGCTTGGTCAGCTGATCGAGGAAAGCAGAAGAGTACATGAAGAAAAAATGGAAAGTCAGGGCATGGAAGAAAATGTACCGGACATACTTAAATAA
- the nifU gene encoding Fe-S cluster assembly scaffold protein NifU: MAYSEKVMDHFQHPRNVGEIENASGVGTVGNAKCGDIMRIFLDIDDETHIIKDCKFKTFGCGAAVATSSMATEMVMGKTIEEAMEVTNKAVMEALDGLPPVKVHCSLLAEEAIHAALWDYAQKHHIEIKGLKKPKSDIHEGEEAEEEEY; the protein is encoded by the coding sequence ATGGCTTACAGTGAAAAAGTAATGGATCATTTTCAGCATCCGCGTAATGTAGGAGAAATAGAGAACGCAAGTGGCGTAGGTACAGTGGGAAATGCAAAATGTGGTGATATCATGAGGATTTTTCTTGATATCGATGATGAAACACATATCATCAAAGACTGCAAATTCAAAACATTCGGATGTGGTGCGGCAGTTGCAACCAGCAGCATGGCAACAGAGATGGTAATGGGAAAAACCATTGAAGAAGCTATGGAAGTTACAAATAAGGCAGTTATGGAAGCCCTGGACGGACTTCCGCCTGTAAAAGTACACTGCTCCCTGCTTGCAGAGGAAGCAATCCATGCGGCTCTGTGGGATTATGCACAGAAGCACCATATTGAAATCAAAGGTCTTAAGAAACCAAAGTCTGATATTCACGAAGGCGAAGAAGCAGAGGAAGAAGAATATTGA
- the nifS gene encoding cysteine desulfurase NifS, translating to MGKMIYLDNAATTKTAPEVVQAMLPYFSEYYGNPSSIYDFAGKSKEAITKGREQIAEVLGAKKEEIYFTAGGSESDNWALKATFEAYKSKGNHIITTKIEHHAILHTCEYLEKRGAKITYVDVDENGIVKLDELEKAITPETILISVMFANNEIGSIQPIKEIGRIAKEHGVLFHTDAVQAFCQVPINVDECNIDMLSSSGHKINGPKGIGFLYIRKGVKIRSFVHGGAQERKRRAGTENVPGIVGYGVAAARANASMKERTDKEIAIRDHLIHRIETEIPYVKVNGDRIKRLPNNVNVSFQFVEGESLLLMLDNYGICASSGSACTSGSLDPSHVLLAIGLPHEIAHGSLRMTLSEETTMEDVDFVVDRLKEIVAHLRSMSPLYEDFMKKQNK from the coding sequence ATGGGAAAAATGATTTATCTGGACAATGCAGCAACAACTAAAACAGCACCGGAGGTTGTCCAGGCAATGCTGCCATATTTTTCAGAATATTATGGCAACCCGTCCAGTATTTATGATTTTGCAGGCAAGAGCAAAGAGGCGATCACCAAAGGAAGAGAGCAGATCGCGGAAGTTCTTGGAGCAAAGAAAGAAGAAATTTATTTCACAGCAGGTGGTTCCGAGTCTGATAACTGGGCTCTGAAGGCTACCTTTGAAGCATATAAATCAAAAGGAAACCACATCATCACAACAAAGATCGAGCATCATGCAATTCTTCATACCTGTGAATATCTGGAGAAACGCGGTGCAAAGATCACATATGTAGATGTAGACGAGAACGGTATTGTAAAACTGGATGAACTTGAGAAAGCAATCACACCGGAAACAATCCTGATTTCTGTAATGTTTGCAAACAACGAGATTGGTTCTATCCAGCCGATCAAGGAAATCGGACGTATCGCAAAAGAGCATGGAGTGCTTTTCCACACAGATGCTGTTCAGGCATTCTGTCAGGTTCCGATCAATGTGGATGAATGCAATATTGATATGTTGAGCTCCAGCGGACATAAGATCAATGGACCAAAAGGAATCGGTTTCCTCTACATTCGTAAGGGTGTTAAAATCCGTTCCTTTGTACATGGCGGTGCACAGGAACGTAAACGTCGTGCAGGTACAGAGAATGTGCCGGGAATCGTTGGATACGGTGTAGCAGCAGCGCGTGCAAATGCATCCATGAAAGAACGTACTGACAAAGAAATCGCTATCAGAGATCATCTGATCCACAGAATTGAGACAGAGATTCCTTATGTAAAAGTAAACGGTGACCGTATAAAACGTCTTCCGAATAACGTAAATGTCAGCTTCCAGTTTGTTGAGGGCGAATCTCTCCTGCTGATGCTGGATAATTATGGAATCTGTGCATCCAGCGGATCAGCCTGTACATCAGGTTCTCTTGATCCGTCCCATGTACTTCTTGCAATCGGACTTCCGCACGAGATTGCACATGGTTCTCTGCGTATGACACTCAGCGAAGAGACAACAATGGAAGATGTAGATTTCGTAGTGGACAGATTGAAAGAAATTGTAGCGCACTTAAGAAGCATGTCTCCATTATATGAAGATTTCATGAAAAAACAGAATAAATAA
- a CDS encoding cation-translocating P-type ATPase, translating to MTGLTNEQVQERIAEGKVNVNENPNTRTYKQIILENTLTFFNFLNIVLLVLVLFVRSYKNSMFMGIILINTVIGIIQEVRAKKTIDKLAILTESKTVVLREGKKWSISTEKLVLDDLIFLKTGDQIPADVKVLEGTVEVNESLLTGESDNLSKSQGDELFSGSFVTSGEACCQVIHVGKDNYASQITSEAKEFKRHNSELRNSLNAILKVISIIIVPLGAMLFYKQYMIVGDTLKDSVVNMVAAVLGMIPEGLVLLTSVALTLGSMVLATKKTLVQELYCIETLARVDTLCLDKTGTITEGTMKVEAVQLYDTAQTTVVQHTAKFDPETGEPVQNVPALKPEVTVSAEKENGQIQETVNSETVSQEERQKLQEIDHIMGNMMSVLHDQNATADALRERFPSRTDLKLIHAIPFSSDRKYSGAVFDGKGTYLMGAAQFLFPEGNEELLTHCSSYAQAGYRILVLAHSEQETKGTERPTGLKPLGLFLITDVIREEAPDTLAFFDSQGVDLKVISGDDPVTVSAIAKKAGLKNADHYIDATTIKTSEEMQRAVAECSVFGRVTPQQKKQMVQALQSQKHTVAMTGDGVNDVLALKEADCSIAMAAGSDAAKNIANVVLLDSNFGAMPHIVNQGRRVVNNIRSAASMFLIKTIFSVLLSLITIFFGDAYPFEPIQMSLISACAVGIPTFLLTQENNYNKIDHTFLRHVFMNAFPAAVTITGCVFTIMLVCQDVYHSNVMLNTACVLVTGWNYMSALRTVYSPLNTYRKVIIYGMQFAFFISAVVLQDLLTLGSLEFGMIILVFVLMTFSPILIETITEWIRRIYEKSLDREDENKGFFARFLERVQK from the coding sequence ATGACAGGACTTACAAATGAACAGGTGCAGGAGAGGATTGCAGAAGGAAAAGTTAATGTCAACGAGAACCCGAATACCAGAACCTACAAGCAGATTATTTTGGAAAACACCCTTACGTTTTTTAACTTTTTAAATATTGTACTGCTTGTTCTGGTGCTTTTTGTGAGATCTTATAAGAATTCCATGTTTATGGGAATCATTCTGATCAACACAGTGATAGGGATTATCCAGGAAGTCAGAGCAAAGAAGACTATTGACAAACTTGCTATCCTTACAGAGAGTAAAACGGTAGTTTTACGTGAGGGAAAGAAATGGAGTATTTCCACAGAGAAGCTGGTACTGGATGATCTGATCTTCCTGAAAACAGGAGATCAGATCCCTGCTGACGTAAAGGTGCTGGAGGGAACTGTAGAAGTAAACGAGTCTCTGCTCACCGGTGAGTCGGACAATCTGTCCAAAAGCCAGGGAGACGAACTTTTTTCAGGAAGCTTTGTGACATCAGGGGAAGCCTGCTGTCAGGTAATCCATGTTGGAAAAGACAATTATGCATCGCAGATCACAAGTGAAGCAAAGGAATTTAAACGTCATAATTCGGAACTTCGCAATTCTCTGAATGCGATTCTGAAGGTGATCAGTATCATTATCGTGCCTCTTGGTGCCATGTTGTTTTACAAGCAATATATGATCGTAGGAGATACACTGAAGGACTCTGTGGTAAATATGGTTGCCGCAGTACTTGGAATGATCCCGGAAGGCCTGGTGCTTCTGACAAGTGTGGCACTGACATTGGGTTCTATGGTTCTTGCTACAAAGAAGACACTTGTGCAGGAGCTTTACTGTATTGAAACACTGGCGAGAGTTGACACGCTCTGTCTGGATAAGACCGGTACGATCACAGAAGGTACCATGAAGGTTGAAGCTGTGCAGTTGTATGATACAGCACAGACAACTGTTGTACAACATACAGCAAAATTTGATCCGGAAACAGGGGAGCCTGTTCAGAATGTGCCAGCATTAAAACCGGAGGTTACGGTATCAGCAGAGAAGGAAAACGGACAGATACAGGAAACAGTAAATTCAGAAACGGTATCTCAGGAAGAAAGACAGAAGCTTCAGGAAATTGACCACATTATGGGAAATATGATGTCAGTTCTTCATGATCAGAATGCAACGGCAGATGCGCTGAGAGAGCGTTTTCCGTCAAGAACTGACCTGAAGCTGATCCATGCAATTCCCTTTTCTTCAGACCGAAAATACAGTGGTGCTGTTTTTGATGGAAAGGGAACATATCTTATGGGAGCTGCCCAGTTCCTTTTTCCGGAAGGAAATGAAGAGCTTCTGACACATTGCAGCAGCTATGCACAGGCTGGATACCGTATCCTTGTTCTGGCTCACAGTGAACAGGAGACAAAAGGAACGGAACGCCCGACAGGACTTAAACCGTTGGGACTGTTTCTCATCACTGACGTGATACGTGAAGAAGCACCGGATACTCTGGCTTTTTTTGACAGCCAGGGAGTTGACCTTAAAGTTATCTCAGGAGATGATCCTGTGACTGTCTCTGCGATTGCAAAGAAAGCAGGACTGAAAAATGCCGATCATTATATCGATGCAACAACAATCAAAACTTCGGAAGAAATGCAGCGTGCAGTTGCAGAATGCAGTGTGTTTGGGCGTGTAACACCGCAGCAGAAGAAACAGATGGTACAGGCTCTTCAGTCACAGAAGCATACAGTTGCAATGACCGGTGACGGTGTAAACGACGTACTTGCACTCAAGGAAGCAGACTGCAGTATTGCCATGGCGGCAGGAAGCGATGCAGCTAAAAATATTGCAAATGTCGTTCTTCTTGATTCTAATTTCGGGGCAATGCCTCATATTGTAAATCAGGGCCGTCGTGTTGTAAACAATATCAGAAGTGCGGCATCCATGTTTCTGATCAAAACAATTTTTTCTGTTTTACTGTCATTGATCACAATTTTCTTTGGAGATGCATATCCCTTTGAACCAATCCAGATGTCACTGATCAGTGCCTGCGCAGTGGGAATTCCCACATTTCTTCTGACACAGGAAAATAATTACAATAAGATTGATCATACATTCCTGAGGCATGTATTTATGAATGCATTTCCTGCGGCAGTAACCATTACAGGATGTGTATTTACGATCATGCTGGTCTGTCAGGATGTATACCATTCCAACGTCATGCTTAATACAGCCTGTGTTCTGGTTACGGGGTGGAACTATATGTCTGCACTGCGTACAGTTTATTCGCCGCTGAACACATACAGAAAAGTGATCATTTATGGAATGCAGTTTGCATTTTTTATAAGTGCGGTTGTATTGCAGGATTTGCTGACACTGGGTTCTCTGGAATTTGGAATGATCATTCTGGTATTTGTACTGATGACATTCTCTCCAATCCTGATCGAAACTATTACAGAATGGATCAGGAGGATTTATGAGAAGTCACTGGACAGAGAAGATGAAAATAAAGGATTTTTTGCAAGATTTCTGGAAAGAGTCCAGAAGTAA